The window TGGGAAGAGAGAGACGTCGGTtttgaaatgattatatttataagtaatgttgatgtaaaattaaaattagtatatatgGAGAAAATGGTATATAAGGTTAAAAATTGGGAGAGAATCACGTGGAGGGAGGAGGTGAGTCGCATGAATTAGTTTGGCGTTGGATGAAATGAAAGAtatgtgtgtgagagagagggCGTTATAATATTGAATTCcgcatttttataattttattcttattaatttAGCAATTTAATTTCGTTTGcaccgtttttttttcttggtttttgttgtttgcatcGATGTGAGTTAAAAGAGGATTCAATGCGAGGTTCGttaaacggaaaaaaaaaaagaatttaatgaGTCCGCATATTTCGGCTTGGGTAATACGAGAGGAAAAACTAATGAATGTGTTCTTTAGAGAAAAAAGACTAGTAATCGGTTATAGAGGGTGGGATTAAGAGAGTTGTGACGTGCAACGAGAGACTTGCCTTAACTAATTATCTCATATAGTACTCCCAACAGATTCATCCTTATTTCTGTTTATGACTTTTCAATAGAATAGCAAGCTCACGAGTTTGTGTTTGCAGTATAACgagtgttttttaaaaattagagtAGAATGTAATATTTGAGTGTTTTTAGTATGTACTACgtagttttaaaattaaagtatattAGATAATATAGTTTTAGAGTTAATATTTCTAAAGTTGAAGAGATAAGGTGACATTTTTTACAATCTAAGAAAAAAGTTGATGAAAGAATTAGGATAGCAAAAGGAAACATTTAGGTTTTTGTCCATCCCAACTCAAAAGAATCACACGACTGTCTAATTCATTTATATACTATATCGCTCGGCTATTTTTGTCGTATTTAAACGATATattaaacaataaattaatcGATCGATCggttattaataatttattttttcgtcAGATCAATATAATCATTGATTAGtcttatattttattgttaCTTTGTTACTAACAATTTTTGTCTTATTTACATGatatattcaataataaatttagtGATCGATCGAttactaataaattattatttttcgttagatcattataatataattaattatcgATTAGTTTAATATCCTATTGCTACTTTGTTACATAATTTTGTTGTGTTATTTCGAGGGTTTCTTTAAACAATGATTTTATCGATCGATTAATTACTAATAAATTAGTTTTATCCATTAGAtcattataatatattcaatCAACGATTAATCCTAATATCTTATAACTATTTTGTTAACGAATTTTTTCTTATGTCTTACATAAgtgatatattaaataataaatttatcgATCGATTAGttactaataaattattattcttcattaaatttttttaatatattttaaatttaatattgttACATAAATAATGATAGAAATATTGATTGGTTAATAAAAGTCATTGACCAGAagtttttggaaacaaaacgaGAAACTCACCAATTCATCTACCGCGAGATTTTCATCTTTGTGTTAATGGTGTAAAGTCATGGAAATGGTTTCATATTCTTTCCATCATTTATCATATTCCAacgtattttaattatttaatacgATTATCATTCACCATGTACAAATCTAACTATTCAATGACTGAGGAGAGCGGCTCAATGCtcatatcaaaattatatgaGACGTATTGCGATCAGTTATACTACATTCAAAATGTGAAAAGTGGCACATTTTGAACATCAAATTCGAAACATGATGAATAACATTAGTTTTTTTACCTAATATTTAAGAGAATGGCGTTTCACATAATAAAATTTGCTTTTTACGAGAATATATCATCTTTAATACGAACAAGGACAATACAAAATCACATTAGAAAACCAGTTAACCAAACGTCACATGCAATTTGTATGTTGCATATTTCTAGCTCGTCGTTTACCGTTTTTCTTTTCAGATAATGTTTTATGAATATTGAATAAAAAGCTTAACAAATTGGTGAAAGTTAGAGGAATCCGGGGTGGAATCTTAGTGGTCGAGGTATGGTAGACACCAAATCATCCATTCTTCATGCTTAACATATTAGGTAAAAGGTTCGAATTTCAACATCTATCAAAATGTTAAATCTGTATGGAAAATTAACCAAATTGAATCGGTGCTTAATTTTATCATTTCGTCTTCTTTTCactaattaatgtaattttttttttaaatggtcaaagaaaagaaaaagtgtgaATGGTGAAGAAGGGAGGTTTGGCAGGGGATGGGGCGGTAGACAAATAGGAGTAAATGATAGGAGACATAAGCCATCCCAATGTCCCCTTAAGTACTCAAAGTACATTGTACCTTTCTATATGCATCCTATATATTCGTTCTTTGTTTCGCAATCTATTAAGATAATAGTATATGTATAGCACAATATAGTATGCATGCATCATTATTGAGCTAAGTAGgctttatatatattgtgttgTGGAGTATTATTCTACGATGTGGCGGTGACAAATTTCACGTTAATTTAGCTTACAGTTTTGAATAAGATTTGAGAGCATTTTGGATATTCGAGGCCGGTTTAAGAAAATCTAATGATACGTGACGGCCGTAGCAAAACTAAATTGAAACGGTGACTACATATGAGTTAAGGGGCACGATAACTAAGGTATAAACAGCAGGATCTCAACAAacccaaaattatataattaatgtcACAAGTCATAAAAACCGTGACGAGAAATTTTCCAAAGAAAAAACTATCTTATGAACACTTTGACCTCACCGACAAGTTGTATGCAATGTTAGTTCAAACGTGTCAGTGGAGATTAATAAGTTTTGAATGAGAGAGAGTCCGTCTGATATGGTCCGGACATCTCAACTCTTCTGACATTTTGGAAGCAAGAATTGGAAATGGCTTTGGTCGTCCATATGTTTTTGTATTGTGTACGCAAGGGAAACAAAGTAGAGACATGATCAATGAGAACTTTTACTCCTAATTCAAGTAGAGTTCATGATATTGAGTCCGAGATTTCTTATATTCGAATGACACTGACACGAAGTACATCAATGGACAATTCGTGGTGGTGTTCAAATCGGCTTATCCTGAAATCTTTGGACCCCCAAACCACTATCCCACTAGCTAGTGGTCTAtcaataattaacttttaataAATCATATGTGGTTTATATTTTCCATGTAGAGCATAGTTTATCACCATTGCGCTTAAGAATTGGTTTTCATAAATGGAACGAGAAATAACCCTAAGGCAGGTAGGGACATGAAAGTTGGGCTGTAACAAGACTAAACATATGATGTTGACAGTTGACAGTTTCGTCATCTCTCACGATAGTAGGGGCCAACTTAAATTTaggcaaaatatagacatgtCAATTGGACTAGTCCGATCTCTGTCCAAATAAGACTAAAAGATAAGCATGtgttttcttgtcttcttttttgttggttgcaatcaatgtaaattttttacatTATCAATCAATATACTACTCATAGGCTACAAATCTAAGTTATTTCAactgcagatttttttttttttttttttttttttttttttaaacacccTTAAAATATAAGACTCATATCGAGtttcaacaagaaaaagaaaacactatGAATCAAGGTAGTGCAACATATGTATGTAAATAACAACCACCATCAAAATTTGTATACGGAGGATGTTGATATTGTTTTTATGAATCACAAAAGACGTAAACTAACTCAACCAAATGCGAATAAACTTACACTAAACATAGTTAAATTAAACGCTcgataatttagatttttttttttgttttggcaagtaactttgtttgttttgggcTTTCAGAACCGTTTCGAACTTAGTCGAATTAAGCACTCCAAATAAAACTCTAATAACCTCTCGAGTTTCTATGCGTGAAGAGATCCTTTTTGGGCTATATTAAAGCTCTTTTAAACTACAAAGACAGGCCTATTTCTTTACCTTTTGTTGTCTACAGGCCCATGCGTGTCTCAAAGACgaagattcaaaatttaaaatttgtcagGGTCGAGAGGAAAAACATCACGTCTGACAAAATTATAAGCCTAATAATTAGACATCCCACTTTTATCTTACAGTAATAATCATCAAATGCTTTTGCTGCCACGATCTACTAAGATTCGAAAAAGGAAATCACTCAAAACACTAAACAATGAACACAATTTTACTGAAATCCAATTAACTCCACACAATgtttatatcaattatcaaatcACTGTTTTGCTTCAAAAACCTGCCATTTGCCATTTGTGTATTGGAATGGCAAGTAATACTTTGAAGTCGGATCAGTGTTCATGTTTTGCTTTTAAGTTAAAGCATACTAATTAGCTTAACTCTCCgctaatctttttttgttttttatataatagagAGCTATATATAtgcttccaaaaaaaacaaaacaagaaagaaaaagagaaatggattgaaaacatatattaaaggGTCAATACATTACATTTCCACATTCGAATCACACAAGTCAATAATAAAACTGCCCCTTTGCTAAAGAATAAACCTTCAAGCCTTGACGCAGCAGTTGAAGCAGCTGAAGATGCTTCTCCTCGTCTGTTCCAAACAACCACACCAAATAAATTATGTTCAATCAAGACCAGCTCAATACTATAatcaatatataagatatagATTGCAAGAAAACTTGGACCCTCTAAAGTATAGATATATCATGTTACAAACCATGTGCTAATAATAATGACTCATACTCTAAGACGTCTTAATGCAAACCAAAATATTGATACAAACGCAAATGCAAATATTTGTGTGAATTGTGATGAAAACTGAAACAGTCTTATGaaagaagcaacaaaaaaaaaaaaaaaatggaattggAAACTTACAGAAGGAGAATGTGGTTGGTGATGGTGGATGGGGGAAAACTCAGGTTGGTTTTGGCTTTGGATAGTGGTGAGTTTAGCAGTAGTTGAAGTAGCTGAGTCGGGTGGCTTAATGAGCTCATCCTCGTTGCCTAAACTGGCACGAGAAGggtctcttttgttttgtttcctcatCTCTCTAATCTTAGTGAAATCCATAGAGTAGTCAGGCATTGTTCCTCCTCCTTTTTGGTCCCAATCACCAAACTGTGGCACTGATAGCCACGGCGTGTTCTTCTgcaataacaacaaatatattaaCTAACCAAAAAGGTATCATATTTGATGCACAGACATAACGAAAACAGAGGGATATTTACAAAGCGATGCATCATGAGGAAGAAAGATGTAAttctcaaagaaacaaaagccaaaGTTCTTGACTTTATAGGACACAAATTAACAAGCGTTGATTTAATCAACGAATCAATAAAATCTGGGGGTAAAGtatgatctttttatttatcaatccaATAAAGTTTCGAAATTTCCAACTAGTAGTACAATAGTATATACCTCGTGATGGCAAAGTCTCAGCTATCCTATCGAgatgtgcaaaaaaaaaaaaaaaaaaggacgaaACTTTAAAGAATATACTCAATTCTTTTGGTTTTCCGATTACCAAGATGctgatatttttaaaactaaatcatTCACTATAAACAGTATCAGTAGTGCTGGAGCTTGCTAAGCTCTTTAAAACAAAACCCCATGTTCGATTCCCGACAAAAATCCAAACTAACAGATCTTGATttattagttcaaaaaaaaaagaaacaaagtttaaaAACTACAGcaacagaacaagaagaagaagatggtacATACGTACCTCTTTGCGATGGTCCTCCATATTGGTTTTTTCAATAGatagagagaaacagagagattgattagtccttttctttcttttaagttttaagctGCTGGTACGGTGGTTCCTAGCCaaagagagaagatggagagaccaacaaaattatttaaaagctgcaaagaaaaaaataaaaggaaaaaagagaaaattttgtgAAATTATTATTACAGCAAAAAAACAGCTCGATTTATACCCCAATCAAattcatttattatttgttggcaaaatgataatataattatatacggAAAGTCCCAGGTAGTGATGTTGTATAAATCACGAGAATGCCATTttcgacttttttttgttttatcctcTCCTTTGTGTGTGTGAGATTGTTGTTTCTTATCGGACCGTATTGGGCTCACTAATAAAGCCCGTTAAAACAAAGCATGCTAGAAAAATCTCGATACAGTGAAACGCTGTCGTTTTTTACGTCAGTTAAACGTCACTCCACTGAGAGAGTTCTGTTTGTGTGTTGGTCGCGCGAAAAattcgattttgttttcttcttctgggtttatgatttgaTTTGGCTGCTCCTCTCCTCTCATGTCGTTTCTAAACGTAAGTCTTCTCCATTTAACTAAACCATGTTTGGTCGATTTCATAGTTACTGAGGTTGATCATGACTTAATTGtgttcctcttttcttttttttttggtcagagCTGCGTTGTTGGACATAGAGGAGCTGCTAAACTCTTACATTCCCGGTTATATAAGAATGGTTTagaaaaagaagtctacttTTGCAACAATCTCATCAATGCTTATCTTGGAACAGGAGATTCCGTCTCTGCACGCAAGGTGTTTGACGAAATGCCTCTGAGGAACTGCGTTTCCTGGGCGTGTGTTGTTGCAGGGTATAGCGGTAATGGGGAACATAGGGAAGCtttagtgttcttgagagatatGGTTAAAGAAGGGATTTTTTCAAATCAATACGCTTTCATTAGTGGGCTTCGGGCTTGTCAGGAGTTAGATTCTGTTGGGATTCTTTTCGGAAGACAAGTTCATGGGCTGTTGTTTAAGCTTTCCTATGCAGTTGATGCAGTAGTTTCTAATGTGA is drawn from Camelina sativa cultivar DH55 chromosome 8, Cs, whole genome shotgun sequence and contains these coding sequences:
- the LOC104708117 gene encoding uncharacterized protein LOC104708117 isoform X1 codes for the protein MEDHRKEKNTPWLSVPQFGDWDQKGGGTMPDYSMDFTKIREMRKQNKRDPSRASLGNEDELIKPPDSATSTTAKLTTIQSQNQPEFSPIHHHQPHSPSTRRSIFSCFNCCVKA
- the LOC104708117 gene encoding uncharacterized protein LOC104708117 isoform X2; the encoded protein is MMHRFKNTPWLSVPQFGDWDQKGGGTMPDYSMDFTKIREMRKQNKRDPSRASLGNEDELIKPPDSATSTTAKLTTIQSQNQPEFSPIHHHQPHSPSTRRSIFSCFNCCVKA